A single region of the Bacteroidales bacterium genome encodes:
- a CDS encoding T9SS type A sorting domain-containing protein, whose translation MKKIFILLAISLFSLSSFSQITISEARNSEIGTIVTVTGIVTNGDELGIIRYIQDATAGIGVYPGSGSVEFTPNRGDEVTVTGTIKEYASLLEIDELTSVTINSTGNDIPEPVVLTPPQIEELYEGQLVKIEEALFDDPGGTFAGNSNYGLTVNGEPFLIRINPSSNIVGEVIPAAVNIVAIISQYSWGSSTEGYQLLPRDMDDMEILTILGITSLPVQSNITTNSFTLSWTTNDTALTRLDYGLTEELELGTIEENEYVTAHSVNLTALEAGTIYYVKAYSILEDDTASTAIKVYSTVSNSSGEMKVYFTQSVDISVSAGEDAVSAINTIEDTIISYIDVAQQTLDIIIYDVESESIVEAINNAYDRGVDIRYITDSVPNTETNPILENLNLAIPILKGNTAAIMHDKFIVIDFADVDNCWVMTGSTNHTEANLGWDYNNMICIQDQALAKAFLLEFNEMWGANGMTPNPENAKFGSAKKDNTPHNFIIGGSSVELYFSPSDHATSVIVNALETAEDDLEFAIMVFTENSLGNAVKDAYDAGANVRGIIDYVEYSGSEFNYLLDNGVNVLDYQNPDGTSWPNGPVFHHKYAIVDFNSPDSDPILITGSHNWSASAESSNDENTLIIHDALIANLFHQEFTQRYFDILTPVTVNDTISMIENDTLIIDILLNDFVHNQVTSTTITSYNSSHGTAEISDNKLVYIPETDFYGEDSVLYKVSNTDYPELYDTAYCFITIIEEQEYTLTAIDDTISIPKNTTDSLSMISYNILANDENPYGLEISFNVIKQASHGAIEIFPDDSLIIYTPDIDYVGADTIVYMIFATVDSTINDIANFIVTMKDYVGITINRSYTNNFNIFPNPNNGNFTISMKSEKDQNVIIKIYDHLGKLIKELNKNLNYGNNNFQITNKLDNGIYLLQLKTENEIFNKKILISN comes from the coding sequence ATGAAAAAAATATTCATATTACTTGCTATTTCCTTGTTTTCTTTGAGTTCTTTTTCTCAAATAACTATTTCCGAAGCGCGCAATTCAGAAATTGGAACGATTGTTACCGTAACCGGTATTGTTACCAATGGAGATGAACTTGGCATAATACGTTACATACAGGATGCAACTGCGGGAATAGGCGTTTATCCAGGGAGCGGATCTGTCGAATTTACACCTAACAGGGGAGATGAAGTAACTGTAACCGGAACAATAAAAGAATATGCCAGCTTACTTGAAATTGATGAATTGACAAGCGTTACAATTAATTCAACAGGAAATGACATTCCTGAACCTGTTGTTTTAACCCCTCCGCAAATTGAGGAATTATATGAAGGACAATTGGTCAAAATTGAAGAAGCCCTGTTTGATGATCCTGGAGGTACTTTTGCCGGTAATAGTAATTATGGTTTAACAGTCAATGGGGAACCTTTTTTGATCAGGATTAATCCAAGTTCAAATATTGTAGGAGAAGTTATACCGGCAGCTGTAAATATTGTAGCTATTATTTCACAATATTCATGGGGAAGTTCAACCGAGGGATATCAACTTTTACCCCGCGACATGGATGATATGGAAATATTGACAATTTTAGGTATTACAAGTTTACCGGTGCAATCTAATATTACTACTAATAGTTTTACTTTGAGCTGGACAACCAATGATACTGCACTTACCAGACTGGATTACGGTTTAACAGAAGAACTGGAATTAGGCACTATTGAAGAAAATGAATATGTTACAGCGCATAGTGTCAATTTAACAGCCCTTGAGGCGGGAACTATATATTATGTTAAAGCATATTCAATCTTAGAAGACGATACTGCCTCAACTGCTATCAAGGTTTATTCAACAGTATCTAATTCTTCCGGTGAAATGAAAGTGTATTTTACACAATCTGTTGACATATCCGTTTCTGCTGGCGAAGATGCCGTTTCTGCCATAAATACAATTGAAGATACAATAATTTCATATATTGATGTGGCTCAGCAAACTCTGGATATTATCATTTATGATGTGGAATCAGAATCTATTGTTGAAGCAATAAATAATGCTTATGATCGTGGTGTTGACATTCGGTATATTACCGATTCTGTGCCAAATACCGAAACTAATCCGATACTTGAAAATCTAAATCTGGCAATTCCTATTTTAAAAGGAAATACTGCGGCAATTATGCATGATAAATTTATCGTTATTGATTTTGCAGATGTAGATAATTGTTGGGTGATGACAGGCTCAACAAATCACACAGAAGCAAATTTGGGATGGGATTATAATAATATGATTTGTATTCAGGATCAAGCTCTCGCAAAGGCGTTTTTATTGGAATTTAATGAAATGTGGGGAGCCAATGGAATGACTCCTAATCCTGAAAATGCAAAATTTGGTTCAGCAAAAAAGGATAATACTCCTCATAATTTTATCATAGGTGGTAGTTCTGTAGAATTATATTTTTCGCCTTCTGATCATGCTACTTCCGTAATTGTTAATGCTTTAGAAACGGCCGAAGATGACCTTGAATTTGCAATCATGGTTTTCACCGAAAATAGTTTGGGAAATGCTGTAAAAGATGCTTATGATGCCGGAGCTAATGTTCGTGGAATTATTGATTACGTAGAATATAGTGGAAGTGAATTTAATTATTTATTAGATAATGGCGTAAACGTTCTTGATTATCAAAATCCGGATGGCACTTCATGGCCCAACGGTCCTGTTTTTCATCATAAATATGCTATTGTTGATTTTAATTCTCCTGATAGTGATCCAATTTTAATTACAGGTTCGCATAACTGGTCGGCTTCAGCAGAAAGCAGCAACGATGAAAATACTTTAATTATTCACGATGCACTAATTGCAAATTTATTTCATCAGGAATTTACTCAAAGATATTTTGATATTTTAACACCTGTTACTGTAAACGACACAATTAGTATGATTGAAAATGACACATTAATTATTGATATTTTACTAAACGATTTTGTTCATAACCAGGTTACTTCTACAACTATTACATCTTATAACTCTTCTCACGGTACAGCAGAAATATCAGATAATAAACTTGTTTATATACCTGAAACAGATTTTTATGGTGAAGATTCTGTTTTATATAAAGTAAGTAATACCGATTATCCTGAACTATACGATACAGCATATTGTTTTATTACAATAATTGAGGAACAAGAATATACTTTAACTGCAATTGATGATACAATATCTATTCCAAAAAACACAACAGATTCATTAAGCATGATTTCTTATAATATTCTTGCAAATGATGAGAATCCTTATGGGCTTGAAATTTCTTTTAACGTCATAAAACAAGCGTCACATGGTGCAATTGAAATTTTTCCTGATGATTCTTTAATTATCTACACCCCTGACATTGATTATGTTGGAGCTGACACAATTGTTTATATGATTTTCGCTACTGTTGATTCAACAATTAATGATATTGCCAATTTTATAGTAACAATGAAAGATTATGTTGGTATAACAATTAACCGGTCATATACAAATAACTTTAATATTTTCCCAAATCCAAACAACGGAAATTTCACAATTTCAATGAAATCAGAAAAAGACCAAAATGTAATAATCAAAATATATGATCATTTAGGGAAATTAATTAAAGAATTAAACAAAAATCTTAACTACGGAAATAATAACTTTCAGATTACTAACAAATTAGACAACGGTATATATTTATTACAACTAAAAACCGAAAACGAAATATTTAACAAGAAAATTTTAATTAGCAATTAA